In Amycolatopsis sulphurea, one genomic interval encodes:
- a CDS encoding STAS domain-containing protein: MTVSGDGAGGELQVSVRWRGPAAVLTVGGEIDLVTAPELDEAVGGVLDGGPGVLVVDLREVDFLSSSGLQVLAGAHGKLDTGALRVVSTSTITTRPFTSTGLDEWIKLFPSVDQALAGVAGTGG; encoded by the coding sequence GTGACGGTTTCCGGGGACGGGGCGGGCGGCGAGCTGCAGGTCAGCGTCCGGTGGCGGGGTCCGGCCGCGGTGCTCACCGTGGGTGGGGAGATCGACCTGGTCACCGCGCCGGAGCTGGACGAAGCGGTCGGCGGCGTGCTCGACGGGGGGCCCGGCGTACTCGTCGTCGATCTGCGCGAGGTGGATTTCCTCAGCTCGTCCGGGCTGCAGGTGCTGGCCGGCGCGCACGGCAAGCTGGACACGGGGGCGCTGCGCGTGGTGAGCACGTCCACGATCACCACGCGGCCGTTCACCAGCACCGGCCTCGACGAGTGGATCAAGCTGTTCCCCTCGGTCGACCAGGCGCTGGCCGGGGTCGCCGGAACGGGCGGTTGA
- a CDS encoding MarR family winged helix-turn-helix transcriptional regulator, which produces MDDGLADALHRVVYLLGEATRRRVDDSGGLSYSQLRLLGMLEEIQPATQHQLAQALSVSDPAISRALRPLEAAGLVQVRPDPAHGRRRLVAVTETGRTAFHDGGKPLYDELRAALLAAGFPYEQYLRDTLRLAELLGPKL; this is translated from the coding sequence GTGGACGATGGATTGGCCGATGCCCTGCATCGCGTGGTGTACCTGCTCGGCGAGGCCACCCGGCGGCGCGTCGACGACTCCGGCGGGCTCAGCTACAGCCAGCTGCGGCTGCTGGGCATGCTGGAGGAGATCCAGCCCGCGACCCAGCACCAGCTGGCTCAGGCACTCTCGGTGTCCGACCCGGCGATCAGCCGCGCCCTGCGCCCGCTCGAAGCCGCCGGCCTGGTCCAGGTCCGCCCCGACCCCGCCCACGGCAGGCGGCGCCTGGTCGCCGTCACCGAAACCGGCCGCACCGCCTTCCACGACGGCGGGAAACCGCTCTACGACGAACTCCGCGCCGCCCTGCTGGCCGCCGGATTCCCGTACGAGCAGTACTTGCGGGACACGCTCCGGCTGGCGGAGTTGCTCGGTCCAAAGCTGTGA
- a CDS encoding DUF6790 family protein — protein sequence MTETSYLLQTAVPLIWPAVAVAGALIRTRHSPSRQATLETWQRWWSIVALGCGSLWMTIAFLGFPDVMATAIGFARTPFTFEIAFANLGLAVLGLRAASSSATSRERITVGLGAGMFLWGALIGHVYQWFANGDHAPGNTGGVLVSDLLVPTVMIFLAHRSHQLSSGRTRPAAAVLG from the coding sequence ATGACCGAAACCTCGTACCTTCTCCAGACCGCGGTCCCGCTGATCTGGCCCGCGGTGGCGGTGGCCGGCGCGCTGATCCGCACCCGGCACAGTCCCTCCCGGCAGGCGACGCTCGAAACCTGGCAGCGGTGGTGGAGCATCGTCGCGCTCGGTTGCGGCAGCCTGTGGATGACGATCGCGTTCCTCGGCTTCCCGGACGTGATGGCCACGGCGATCGGCTTCGCGCGGACCCCGTTCACCTTCGAGATAGCTTTCGCCAACCTCGGGCTCGCGGTGCTGGGCCTGCGCGCCGCCTCGTCCTCGGCCACCTCGCGCGAACGGATCACGGTCGGCCTCGGCGCCGGAATGTTCTTGTGGGGCGCGCTGATCGGCCACGTCTACCAATGGTTCGCCAACGGCGATCACGCGCCCGGCAACACCGGCGGAGTCCTGGTCTCCGATCTGCTCGTCCCCACGGTGATGATCTTCCTCGCCCACCGCTCGCACCAGCTGTCCTCCGGCCGAACCCGCCCGGCCGCCGCGGTACTCGGCTGA